In one window of Hymenobacter nivis DNA:
- a CDS encoding IS1 family transposase: MVYTQHLCARCGSEHIRRNGTQGGQPKYQCKACGYQARFIPAAVAKAAQYAQVEALLTERNSQRSIVRATGVARMTIAKLIKKSGLGLAPAAASPDEKGPTPET, from the coding sequence ATGGTTTATACGCAACACTTATGTGCCCGCTGTGGTAGTGAACACATCCGCCGCAATGGCACGCAGGGTGGTCAGCCTAAATACCAGTGCAAGGCGTGCGGGTATCAGGCACGGTTTATACCAGCGGCCGTGGCCAAGGCGGCACAGTATGCGCAGGTGGAAGCCTTGCTCACCGAGCGTAACTCCCAACGTAGCATCGTGCGCGCCACCGGCGTGGCACGGATGACCATCGCCAAGCTGATAAAAAAAAGCGGCCTTGGACTCGCCCCGGCTGCCGCGTCGCCGGACGAAAAAGGCCCAACGCCGGAAACCTGA
- a CDS encoding IS1 family transposase: protein MWTFVGRRTCKVWLWLAVERASRRIVAWVLGCRGAATARRLWAALPRRYQRHCRYHTDQWEAYAKVLPAHQHRPHPKGSGKTNIVEAINCSLRQRCGVLVRKSCSFSKSLRMHTARIKIVIDNYNLTLQ from the coding sequence ATGTGGACCTTCGTGGGCCGGCGCACGTGCAAAGTCTGGTTGTGGCTGGCCGTTGAACGGGCCTCGCGCCGCATCGTGGCCTGGGTGCTGGGTTGCCGGGGAGCCGCCACGGCCCGGCGCTTGTGGGCCGCGCTGCCGCGACGCTACCAACGCCACTGCCGCTACCACACCGACCAGTGGGAAGCCTACGCCAAGGTCTTGCCCGCCCACCAGCATCGGCCTCATCCCAAAGGCAGCGGCAAAACCAATATTGTTGAGGCTATCAACTGCTCCTTACGCCAGCGCTGCGGGGTATTGGTCCGCAAATCCTGCTCCTTTAGTAAAAGTTTGCGCATGCACACGGCTCGCATCAAGATTGTGATTGACAATTACAACCTCACTCTTCAATAG
- a CDS encoding S41 family peptidase: MAFSALFRASSRPAGARRTGLRGAVLVALAFGSGLLISNNPFRPSTTNPDATARGYLRFKEVLSYVDRDYVDSVNTEGLADYATAQMLERLDPHSVYIPAAEREQNDVFLQGDFDGVGLDFNLFCDTMTVVAPLGGGAAAQAGLLPGDQVLRVGGQAVSGARLTNARIAQLLRGARGSTVALEVHRPASARTFALALVRSRVPNPSIDAAYLLDEQTGYIKINRFAATTYDDFRAALADLRRQGLARLVLDLRGNPGGYLDRATRVADELVGGSRKIVAIDGKGDTYDSQVYAKVAGEFEEGPLVVLVDEGSASAAEVLAGALQDHDRALLVGRRTFGKGLVQQPIALSDGGELRLTIARYYTPSGRSIQKPYGSSRAEYRRELAERAAHGDLASADSNRVAGGPRFRTDRGRPVYGGGGIMPDVFVPRDTLACSAYYARLQAHQTPRALALAFYQAHKAELEGLRFAQFNATFRVSDAQLGALAAAAARDGVPADPAALRRCAALLRNQIKAYIAQSAYGAVPYYTVLGAHDAELQQALHALGDGSAQLALASNK, from the coding sequence ATGGCTTTTTCCGCGCTCTTCCGCGCTTCTTCGCGCCCCGCCGGGGCCCGCCGCACCGGGCTGCGCGGGGCGGTGCTGGTGGCCCTGGCGTTTGGCAGCGGCCTGCTAATTTCCAACAACCCGTTCCGGCCCTCCACCACCAACCCTGATGCCACGGCCCGCGGCTACCTGCGCTTCAAGGAGGTGCTCAGCTACGTGGACCGCGACTACGTGGACTCGGTGAACACCGAGGGCCTGGCCGACTACGCCACGGCCCAGATGCTGGAGCGCCTCGACCCGCACTCGGTGTACATCCCGGCCGCGGAGCGCGAGCAGAACGATGTTTTTTTGCAGGGCGACTTTGATGGCGTGGGCCTCGATTTCAACCTTTTCTGCGACACCATGACGGTGGTGGCCCCGCTCGGCGGCGGGGCGGCGGCCCAGGCCGGCCTGCTGCCCGGTGACCAGGTGCTGCGCGTGGGCGGGCAGGCCGTGTCGGGGGCCCGCCTCACCAACGCCCGCATTGCGCAGCTGCTGCGGGGGGCCCGCGGCAGCACCGTGGCCCTGGAGGTGCACCGGCCCGCTTCGGCCCGCACCTTTGCCCTGGCCCTGGTGCGCAGCCGGGTGCCCAACCCGTCCATTGACGCGGCGTATTTGCTTGATGAGCAGACGGGCTACATCAAAATCAACCGGTTTGCGGCTACCACTTACGACGACTTCCGGGCCGCGCTGGCCGACCTGCGCCGCCAGGGCCTGGCCCGCCTCGTGCTGGACCTGCGCGGTAACCCCGGCGGCTACCTCGACCGCGCCACCCGTGTGGCCGACGAGCTGGTGGGCGGCTCGCGCAAAATCGTGGCCATCGACGGCAAGGGCGATACCTACGACTCGCAGGTGTATGCCAAGGTGGCCGGCGAATTTGAGGAGGGGCCCCTGGTGGTGCTCGTCGACGAGGGCAGCGCCTCGGCTGCCGAGGTGCTGGCCGGGGCCCTGCAAGACCACGACCGCGCCCTGCTGGTGGGCCGCCGCACTTTCGGCAAGGGCCTGGTGCAGCAGCCCATCGCCCTCAGCGACGGCGGCGAGCTGCGCCTCACCATTGCCCGCTACTATACGCCCAGCGGCCGCTCCATCCAAAAGCCCTACGGTAGCAGCCGCGCCGAATACCGCCGCGAGCTGGCCGAGCGGGCCGCCCATGGCGACCTGGCCTCGGCCGACAGCAACCGCGTGGCGGGCGGCCCGCGCTTCCGCACCGACCGCGGCCGGCCGGTGTACGGCGGCGGCGGCATAATGCCCGACGTGTTTGTGCCGCGCGATACGCTGGCGTGCTCGGCCTACTACGCCCGCTTGCAGGCCCACCAAACGCCTCGCGCCCTGGCCCTGGCCTTCTACCAGGCCCACAAAGCCGAGCTGGAAGGCCTTCGCTTCGCCCAGTTCAACGCCACCTTCCGCGTGAGCGATGCGCAGCTGGGGGCCCTGGCCGCCGCCGCCGCCCGCGACGGCGTGCCGGCCGACCCGGCCGCACTGCGCCGCTGCGCCGCCTTACTCCGCAATCAAATCAAGGCCTACATCGCCCAAAGTGCCTACGGCGCGGTGCCCTACTACACGGTGCTGGGCGCGCACGATGCCGAGCTGCAACAGGCCCTGCATGCCCTCGGCGACGGCAGTGCCCAACTGGCCCTGGCCAGCAATAAGTAG